The Salvelinus namaycush isolate Seneca chromosome 8, SaNama_1.0, whole genome shotgun sequence genome has a segment encoding these proteins:
- the LOC120051722 gene encoding ladderlectin-like yields the protein MAMLTILLLLSAAFALGDTLTLDEANDMVASAADKKSPCPIGWFQFKSRCFMFVETARTWPEAERHCMFLGENLASVQNTVKYLGANLASVHSSEESQFLQAVVLIKTGDFPLTWIGGYDAVQDRLWFWSDGSKFDHENWAKDEPNNNQGAREPCVQMNFGAM from the exons ATGGCGATGTTGACCATTCTTCTGCTTCTCAGCGCTGCCTTTGCACTGGGTGATACCCTAACTCTGGACGAAGCAA ATGATATGGTGGCATCTGCAGCAGATAAAAAAAGCCCATGCCCCATAGGTTGGTTCCAGTTTAAGTCACGCTGCTTCATGTTTGTTGAGACTGCAAGGACATGGCCTGAAGCAGAG CGCCACTGTATGTTCCTTGGAGAAAACCTGGCGTCTGTGCAGAACACTGTGAAGTACCTTGGAGCAAACCTGGCGTCTGTGCACAGCTCTGAGGAGTCCCAATTTCTACAGGCGGTGGTGTTGATCAAGACTGGCGATTTCCCTCTGACCTGGATTGGAGGATATGATGCTGTTCAG GACAGGCTATGGTTCTGGAGTGACGGATCCAAATTTGATCACGAGAACTGGGCGAAAGACGAGCCCAATAACAATCAGGGTGCCAGAGAGCCATGTGTTCAGATGAACTTTGGAG CTATGTAG